One part of the Macadamia integrifolia cultivar HAES 741 unplaced genomic scaffold, SCU_Mint_v3 scaffold713, whole genome shotgun sequence genome encodes these proteins:
- the LOC122069792 gene encoding uncharacterized protein LOC122069792, with amino-acid sequence MRRQKEKFWQHAEQLDSSHFKCKFCEKQVYGGVTRLKYHLAKVSGHDVASCEKVSDDVQAKALLAINSESSSKKRKSCTSGESIVGSSPLAITSQRQSTMEEMIPKMDKSTWEKSLRDLFIKNNISFNVVQSDAFINFVKCTARYGPSVPIPSYGTLRGRIIPEARKDLEKYAEESEECSHAKFTAFYIFDILKKEIESIGPNLVVQLISDNASNYSSALDMLTGKYRWLFKTRCAAHGINIMLKDIYEKSIVEVEEKLRLLVASAEWRSLRNSRSLEADRVVDTIQRESFWNDSKEILRFMEPIIRVLRLVDGDGAISGYLYEAMESAREVLEKLYEEDHRERFKKIPQMKDATDFIGETVVPQDERREYYGQLAVYHMKSSTLFTPSSKMMMETSHPCDAIPILQKYAIRILSQPCSSSACERNWSAWDAAQTKKRNRLSAAMLDDLVYVRMNSLMMEKRGELEQKNMLPINLDNISVNDFDQRIEDVDKELERLLDDVDDGIAEDLLFGASASFTESETQPPDKYVNDFDQRIEDVDKELERLLDDVDDSIAEDLLFGASASFTESETQPPDSI; translated from the exons atgagaagacaaaaagaaaagttttggcAACATGCTGAGCAACTTGATAGTTcacatttcaaatgcaaattttgtgaaaaacaaGTTTATGGAGGGGTCACTCGACTCAAGTATCATTTAGCTAAGGTTAGTGGTCATGATGTTGCCTCTTGCGAGAAAGTATCAGATGATGTCCAAGCAAAAGCTCTTCTTGCTATTAATTCTGAATCAAGTAGCAAAAAGCGGAAGAGTTGTACCAGTGGTGAGAGTATAGTTGGTTCCTCTCCTTTAGCTATAACTAGTCAAAGGCAGTCCACAATGGAGGAAATGATCCCTAAGATGGACAAATCAACTTGGGAGAAATCTCTTCGTgacctttttattaaaaataatatttctttcaatgttgttCAATCGGATGCTTTCATCAATTTTGTGAAGTGCACAGCCCGTTATGGTCCTAGTGTTCCTATTCCAAGTTATGGAACCCTTCGTGGAAGAATAATTCCTGAAGCAAGAAAGGACCTTGAAAAATATGCtgaagaa TCAGAGGAGTGTTCCCATGCTAAATTTACTGctttttatatatttgatattcttaaGAAAGAGATTGAAAGTATTGGCCCAAATTTAGTGGTTCAGCTAATTTCAGACAATGCATCCAATTATTCAAGTGCACTTGATATGCTTACTGGAAAGTATCGTTGGTTGTTTAAGACTCGATGTGCAGCCCATGGTATCAATATAATGTTGAAGGATATCTATGAAAAG tcaattgttgaagtggaagagaagcTTAGACTCCTAGTTGCATCAGCTGAGTGGAGAAGTCTAAGAAATTCGAGATCTTTAGAAGCAGATCGAGTAGTGGACACTATTCAAAGGGAGTCATTTTGGaatgattcaaaagagattttgagatttatggaACCAATCATTCGAGTTCTCCGTTtggttgatggtgatggggctATATCAGGGTATTTGTATGAAGCAATGGAAAGTGCAAGAGAGGTATTGGAGAAGCTTTATGAGGAAGACCACCG tgaaagatTCAAAAAGATTCCTCAAATGAAAGATGCAACAGATTTCATTGGTGAGACAGTGGTTCCAcaagatgagaggagagaatattatGGACAACTGGCAGTATACCACATGAAATCTAGCACTCTTTTTACTCCCAGTTccaagatgatgatggaaactagtCATCCTT GTGATGCTATTCCTATCTTACAGAAGTATGCCATTCGAATATTGAGCCAACCATGTAGTTCTTCGgcttgtgagagaaattggagtgcCTGGGATGCAGCACAAACCAAAAAGAGGAATAGATTGTCAGCAGCGATGTTAGATGATTTAGTCTATGTGAGAATGAATTCGTTGATGATGGAAAAAAGGGGTGAACTTGAACAGAAAAACATGTTACCCATTAATCTTGACAATATTAGTGTCAATGATTTTGATCAGCGCATTGAGGACGTTGATAAAGAGTTAGAGAGATTgttggatgatgtggatgatgGCATTGCTGAAGACTTGCTATTTGGTGCAAGTGCTAGTTTTACTGAGAGCGAGACTCAACCCCCAGATA aata TGTCAATGATTTTGATCAGCGCATTGAGGACGTTGATAAAGAGTTAGAGAGATTgttggatgatgtggatgatagcATTGCTGAAGACTTGCTATTTGGTGCAAGTGCTAGTTTTACTGAGAGCGAGACTCAACCCCCAGATAGTATATAA